TCTATTTACATATCTCTTTTTATATGACAACTTAAATCTATCTAGCTTTGCGTGGCACATTGGCTCTTTCCTTTCTGCTTCTCCAGTATATGGTTATGAAGAGGGTGGCGCTTGCCACTCCGTACTCTGAGAAGGCATTCACCTCACCGTAAACCTGTTGAGGGGTGTTGTAGACGATCTTCGGTGAGATATCGACCAGTGACACGCTCTCACCGAACCTCAGGATGAGGGGGAACTCTAAGCCGACTCCCACGTTTACGAGGGGATAGAGAAAGGGTACGCCCCCCGATATAAAATCCAGGAGGATGTGGGAGAAAAGGAAAGCCACTGCGATGAGAGAGTGCTTCAGCCTCCTCCTCAATTTGTATTCTAAGGCTAGTATGCCGGCTGCTAGGGGTCCCAGAAACAGGATCGAATGGAAAAGCCCCCTATGGATCCCCGTTAGAACGTCGAAGTCCGGCAGGATGGCTAGGAGGGCGAGCCCGATATGCCAGGCTCTGAAGTCCCTCTTCAAAAGGTATATGAGCGTTAATGGGAGGAAGATGTGGGTTAGGATGTCCATCTCCGCCTATGCTCCGTTAAGATGCTTAGCATAAAGGTTGAGAGGAATGTCTGCATACTCAGAGTTATAAGGGTTAAGCATATGACGCTATGCTCTACGGGTGGTAGAAGGGTGAATCCGCTGCGGAACCAATCTGAAGCCATCTTCAGAATCCAGACAAACCCCGCTGAAAAGACTGATATGCTTATCATCGCCCCATTCTCCAATGTCAAGAACTGGGGTAGGCCTCTAAACTGGAGAACCCTTGCGAAGACCTCGAAGAATAATCCCTGATATCCAGAAACTAGAAGGATGCTCCCAGCGATCAGGGAGTGGATTCCGGGATTATACCCTACATAGATGTTTAGAAAGGCGGAGAGCATGAGGAGAATCCCTGCAAACGATATGAAAAGGCTTGGATAGAGGAAGAGATAGTCTGGGGCGAACATGAGCATGAACTTAAGATGCCTCCAACCATCCGAGAGTGAGGAGAGCTTTGACCTCGCATTCCTCCTCCTATGATAGGAGATTGGGACCTCCCTTATCCTTAACCCCTTCCTGACGGCCTCGACGATCATCTCGGATGCGAACTCCATCCCATCCATCCACAGTTCAAGCCTCTCCAGGGCCTCGCCCCTTATGGCTCTGAAGCCCGAATGGGCGTCTGAGACCCCAGCCCCGTAGAAGAGGTTCAGGAACCATGTCAGAACCGGGTTTCCAATGTATCTCCGGTGCCATGGCATAGCCCCTCTCTCGATCCTCCCCTTGAACCTGCTCCCGATGACCATGTCGGCGCTGCCTTCTTTGAGGGGTTCTAGGAGCCTGGGAATCTCAGCGAAGTCATATGTGTCGTCGGCGTCCCCTATAACCACATACCAAGGAATCTTCCCATGCTTATCTCTGAGATATTTGAAGGCATACCTGTACGCATATCCATAACCCTTCATATCCGGGGTTATGACATCTGCCCCCATCCCCCGAGCTATGTTGGGGGTCTCGTCCTTAGAGTTATCCGCAACGATTATCTCACCCTTAATGCCATTCTCATCGAGAACCCTCCTTATCTTATCGATGCATATGCCTATAGTCTCCTGTTCATCCTTCGAAGGGAGAACCACTGCAACTTCCATTATCCAGCTACGCTTAAGATTTCATGTTTACATACGCTGAACAGAAACCGGTGTTTCGATGCGTAGTAGCACATTAGTGTTGGAAAATCCATCCTCCTATTCCCTTGGGCGCACGGTCACCCAGAGGTGGAGGGTTCTGTAGGGCTCTTCCAGACCGGCTCTGTATAGGAGGAACTCCAGCTTCATCCTCTCCCCAGCCCTCTGGGGTGTGAAGGTGTAGCTCTGCACCCAGGAATCTTCATGTTTAAGCATTATACCATCTATCTCTCCAATCGTCTCATTATCCAAAGCTATCACGACCCTGTAGAAGGCATCCTCATACTCATGGTTAACTATCCCTATAATCACCAATCCGCTCTGCCCCAGGGTGAGGTTGGTTGGATAGCCGTAGGCCTTACCGGAGGGGCCGAGGATGTAGAACTCTGTGAACCTCTCCCCAACATGAGGTGTAACAGCTATGTAAACCGTCAACCCGATCGTAAGGAGCAGAATGGAGAGTAGGATGAAGGTTAGGGCTCTACTAAGCCCCCCGCCCATCCCCAGCCGTGCCCCACCTCACCCAAACGCTTCCCAAAGCCACAACATCAATGTGATGGTGAAATCGAGCTGACTTTGGGCTCCTTCCGAACTTCAAATACATCTTCTCCTTGAACATATGAAGCCTCACGCTAGGGCTGGTATAGGGCTATGAGATAGAGGACTAGGTTTCCTATTCCGTGTGCTGCTATGGGGGCTATGAGGCTCTCGGTGGAGACAGCTAAACACCCGAAGACAACGCCAGCCCCATAGGCCAAGAGAACCTCAAGGGGGTTCATCCAGCCCACATGCATCAACCCGAAGATCATTGAAGCGACCCCTATAGCCTGCCAGTGGGGTAGAACCCTCTCCAGGGAGCCCTGGAGAAGACCTCGGAAGAGCATCTCCTCAACAACCCCAACCATCAAAACCAAAACTATCAGTATATAGGCCAGCATCTGGAACACACCTGCGCCCTTGAGGACCAGGGGAGGCCTCAACAAAAGGTACTCTATGAACCCTATAATGAGGCCGAAGATTAGCCCCAAACCAAGCTGAGAGGCCAGGCCATGCCTTCCTAGGGTGAGCCTCACATCCCTAGCCGAGACCCTCCTAATACTCATGTAGAGGACAAGCCCCATGAGTATCAGGGTGTAGATGATGGGGAGGAAGAGGGGGAGGCCCAGGAACCCGACAGGGAAGGGGGAGAGCACAACCCTAGTCGCGAAGACCAGACCCAATGCCTCCAAGGCCACCCTGAACCAACCATCCCGCCCCCCAACCCTGACGGCTAGGACTGGAAGAGAGACAAGCCCGAGGACTGAAAGGGCTAGGCCGTAGAGAGCGAACACGCTGTTCAGGAGGAGTTCCTCAGCCGCAACGGCGCCCATCAACCCCGCCAATAAAACCCTCAAGCCAATCGAGACCTCGGAGCTACCTCTGAACAACCCGAACGTGACCAGCACCCCGAGAATGGTGTAGATGATCGTGGAGAACAAGTGGAGTTCATAGCCATAGCCAAGATGAGACAATAGGAGAGCATAGGCCAAGGAGAAGGCCGAGAGGAGCGTCAAAGCCGAAAGGACAGCCCTCTTAACCGGGGAGGCTAACCAGACCAGAGGCAAAGGATTTCACACAGGGAGGCCCAGGATGCTATCCTACAAGTATGCCCCA
This is a stretch of genomic DNA from Candidatus Bathyarchaeota archaeon. It encodes these proteins:
- a CDS encoding glycosyltransferase family 2 protein → MEVAVVLPSKDEQETIGICIDKIRRVLDENGIKGEIIVADNSKDETPNIARGMGADVITPDMKGYGYAYRYAFKYLRDKHGKIPWYVVIGDADDTYDFAEIPRLLEPLKEGSADMVIGSRFKGRIERGAMPWHRRYIGNPVLTWFLNLFYGAGVSDAHSGFRAIRGEALERLELWMDGMEFASEMIVEAVRKGLRIREVPISYHRRRNARSKLSSLSDGWRHLKFMLMFAPDYLFLYPSLFISFAGILLMLSAFLNIYVGYNPGIHSLIAGSILLVSGYQGLFFEVFARVLQFRGLPQFLTLENGAMISISVFSAGFVWILKMASDWFRSGFTLLPPVEHSVICLTLITLSMQTFLSTFMLSILTEHRRRWTS
- a CDS encoding CPBP family intramembrane metalloprotease, giving the protein MPLVWLASPVKRAVLSALTLLSAFSLAYALLLSHLGYGYELHLFSTIIYTILGVLVTFGLFRGSSEVSIGLRVLLAGLMGAVAAEELLLNSVFALYGLALSVLGLVSLPVLAVRVGGRDGWFRVALEALGLVFATRVVLSPFPVGFLGLPLFLPIIYTLILMGLVLYMSIRRVSARDVRLTLGRHGLASQLGLGLIFGLIIGFIEYLLLRPPLVLKGAGVFQMLAYILIVLVLMVGVVEEMLFRGLLQGSLERVLPHWQAIGVASMIFGLMHVGWMNPLEVLLAYGAGVVFGCLAVSTESLIAPIAAHGIGNLVLYLIALYQP
- a CDS encoding DUF1616 domain-containing protein, translated to MGGGLSRALTFILLSILLLTIGLTVYIAVTPHVGERFTEFYILGPSGKAYGYPTNLTLGQSGLVIIGIVNHEYEDAFYRVVIALDNETIGEIDGIMLKHEDSWVQSYTFTPQRAGERMKLEFLLYRAGLEEPYRTLHLWVTVRPRE
- a CDS encoding metal-dependent hydrolase, producing the protein MDILTHIFLPLTLIYLLKRDFRAWHIGLALLAILPDFDVLTGIHRGLFHSILFLGPLAAGILALEYKLRRRLKHSLIAVAFLFSHILLDFISGGVPFLYPLVNVGVGLEFPLILRFGESVSLVDISPKIVYNTPQQVYGEVNAFSEYGVASATLFITIYWRSRKERANVPRKAR